One region of Chryseobacterium muglaense genomic DNA includes:
- a CDS encoding Crp/Fnr family transcriptional regulator, which translates to MENSVLSSEFTSSPELVEKLYLNGNKKTYKEGDIILDENSSIRAIPIVMKGMIKVVRTEEDGREILLYYIQAGESCIMSFLGGMHNEKSIVKAEVEEDTEILFLPVDKVSLFIKEYPEWLDYIFRLYHKRFEELLDIINAIAFKKVDERLLNLLIKKAEISQSKTIVITHEQLANELGTARVVVSRLLKQLEDSGRLKLGRNKIILSN; encoded by the coding sequence ATGGAAAATTCAGTCCTTTCATCAGAATTCACATCATCACCGGAATTAGTAGAAAAATTATATCTAAACGGAAATAAGAAAACCTATAAAGAAGGAGATATTATTTTAGATGAAAACTCGTCTATTCGTGCGATTCCGATTGTAATGAAGGGGATGATTAAGGTCGTCAGAACAGAAGAAGATGGTCGCGAAATTTTGCTTTATTATATTCAGGCAGGTGAAAGTTGTATCATGTCTTTTCTTGGCGGAATGCATAACGAAAAAAGCATTGTGAAAGCTGAAGTGGAAGAAGATACCGAAATTCTGTTTTTACCCGTAGATAAAGTGTCGCTTTTCATCAAAGAATATCCTGAGTGGCTGGATTATATTTTTAGATTATACCACAAACGTTTTGAAGAATTGTTGGATATTATCAATGCTATCGCTTTCAAAAAAGTAGACGAAAGGCTTCTAAATCTTCTCATAAAAAAAGCTGAAATTTCTCAGTCTAAAACGATTGTCATCACTCACGAACAGCTTGCAAATGAGCTGGGAACAGCAAGAGTGGTGGTCTCCAGGCTTTTAAAACAGTTAGAAGATTCAGGAAGATTAAAATTGGGCAGAAACAAGATTATACTTTCAAATTAG
- a CDS encoding glycoside hydrolase family 20 protein — protein sequence MKRFLLLFSILFSGFFFSQSQLNLIPYPQKVEFQKGEFNINNQTVVKGVDKSFENQFFFKSINKIKGFDLSKNNRGDGDNVIFLNLKKELKNDYEIQITSDFISVTGKDKSGLFHGIQTLLQLIQTSENGKIPALKIEDSPKFAWRGMHLDVCRHFFTVEEVKQYIDYLAMYKLNTFHWHLTDDQGWRIEIKKYPKLTQIGSKRKESMIGAYVDDTFDGKPYGPYFYTQEQIKEVVKYATERHITVVPEIEMPGHALAALSAYPELACTKGPFEAATKWGVFDDVFCPKDETFTFLENVLDEVIKLFPSQYIHIGGDECPKIRWKECAHCQDLIKKNNLKDEHGLQSYFIQRIEKYVNSKGRKIIGWDEILEGGLAPNAAVMSWTGIKGGVEAAKTNHFAVMTPGSYCYFDHYQGDPQTEPNAFGGFTPLEKVYSYNPIPAELNAEQSKYILGVQANLWTEYILDFKQVQYMIFPRLFALSEVGWGSSNPKKYKEFENRVVEHFKILDKMNVNYAKSIYNIGGKVIPGKNGASYELSTSQNPNGIKYTIDGSEPKSSSETYQNAIPVSRKMTVKSAYFENGELKSAISSQDFIPSKTTGKTIILEHQPSENYSFGGAFTLVDGIVGNLKQLGKTWLGFQGKDVVATIDFGQKTSFTEVYFNTLDNKGSWIHLAKSAIISVSDDGKNFKTIKEIGKDEILKTKGKINLKVGNQNSKFIKIKIENAGIIPAGNPGADSKAWLFVDEIGVN from the coding sequence ATGAAACGTTTTTTACTTCTATTTTCTATCCTGTTTTCGGGATTTTTCTTTTCCCAATCTCAATTGAATTTAATTCCCTATCCTCAAAAAGTTGAGTTTCAAAAGGGAGAATTTAATATTAATAATCAAACTGTTGTAAAAGGAGTAGACAAATCTTTTGAAAATCAATTTTTTTTTAAATCTATAAATAAAATTAAAGGTTTTGATTTATCAAAAAATAATCGAGGTGATGGTGATAACGTTATCTTTTTAAACCTAAAAAAAGAATTAAAAAACGATTACGAAATTCAAATAACATCAGATTTTATCTCTGTTACAGGAAAAGATAAATCGGGATTATTTCACGGTATTCAAACCCTTCTCCAACTTATTCAAACTTCTGAAAATGGAAAAATTCCTGCATTAAAAATTGAAGATTCTCCAAAATTCGCTTGGCGTGGAATGCACTTAGACGTTTGTCGTCATTTTTTCACGGTTGAAGAAGTAAAACAGTACATTGATTATTTAGCAATGTATAAATTGAATACTTTTCATTGGCATTTAACGGATGACCAAGGTTGGAGAATTGAAATTAAAAAATATCCAAAGCTCACTCAAATTGGTTCAAAACGTAAAGAATCGATGATTGGAGCTTATGTCGACGATACTTTTGACGGAAAACCTTATGGTCCATATTTTTATACACAGGAACAAATTAAAGAAGTAGTAAAATATGCTACAGAAAGACACATCACAGTAGTTCCCGAAATAGAAATGCCGGGTCATGCTTTGGCTGCACTATCGGCATATCCTGAGTTGGCGTGTACAAAAGGACCTTTTGAAGCTGCTACAAAATGGGGTGTTTTTGATGACGTTTTTTGTCCGAAAGACGAAACTTTTACGTTTTTAGAGAATGTTTTGGATGAAGTGATTAAGCTTTTTCCTTCGCAATATATTCACATCGGTGGTGACGAATGTCCTAAAATAAGATGGAAAGAATGCGCACATTGCCAGGATTTGATAAAGAAAAATAATCTGAAAGATGAGCATGGCTTACAAAGTTATTTCATCCAGAGAATTGAAAAATATGTTAATTCTAAAGGAAGAAAAATAATTGGCTGGGACGAGATTCTGGAAGGTGGATTAGCTCCAAATGCAGCTGTAATGAGTTGGACAGGCATTAAAGGCGGAGTTGAAGCCGCAAAAACCAATCATTTTGCTGTAATGACACCGGGTTCTTATTGCTATTTTGACCATTATCAAGGTGACCCGCAAACCGAGCCAAATGCTTTTGGAGGTTTTACACCTTTGGAAAAAGTGTATTCTTATAACCCGATTCCTGCTGAATTAAATGCTGAACAGTCGAAATATATTTTGGGAGTACAGGCTAATTTGTGGACGGAATATATTCTTGATTTTAAACAAGTTCAATACATGATTTTCCCTAGATTGTTTGCGCTTTCTGAAGTCGGTTGGGGAAGTTCAAATCCTAAAAAATATAAAGAATTTGAAAACAGAGTAGTGGAGCATTTTAAAATTTTAGATAAAATGAACGTCAACTATGCGAAAAGTATTTATAATATCGGAGGAAAGGTAATTCCTGGTAAAAATGGAGCTTCTTACGAACTTTCAACTTCACAAAATCCAAACGGAATTAAATATACAATAGACGGAAGCGAGCCTAAATCAAGTTCTGAAACTTATCAAAATGCAATTCCAGTTTCTAGAAAAATGACAGTGAAATCTGCTTATTTTGAGAATGGAGAATTGAAAAGTGCTATTTCATCTCAAGATTTTATTCCTTCTAAAACAACCGGGAAAACAATTATTTTAGAACATCAGCCAAGTGAAAATTATTCTTTTGGAGGAGCATTTACTTTAGTGGACGGAATTGTTGGAAATTTAAAACAATTAGGTAAAACATGGCTGGGTTTTCAGGGAAAAGATGTTGTGGCAACTATTGATTTCGGGCAAAAAACAAGTTTTACAGAAGTTTATTTTAATACTTTAGACAATAAAGGAAGCTGGATCCATTTGGCAAAATCAGCCATAATTTCTGTTTCTGATGATGGAAAAAACTTTAAGACGATTAAAGAAATTGGTAAGGACGAGATTCTTAAAACCAAAGGAAAAATCAACCTAAAAGTAGGAAATCAGAATTCGAAATTCATTAAAATTAAGATTGAAAATGCGGGAATTATTCCTGCTGGAAATCCTGGTGCAGATTCTAAAGCGTGGCTTTTCGTTGATGAAATTGGCGTAAATTAG
- a CDS encoding DUF4197 domain-containing protein, which produces MKKTILLAAGLLFSVSAQAQILDIIKSTVKSQTGVDLSNPKTTTTTSPANTQQTPTKNTSPINLGSLTSTQISSGLKEALNLGVTEGVKKLGVTDGFLKNEAVKILMPEKLRVIDTKLRAFGLGSLADQGVKLLNRAAEDAVTESAPIFTKAITSMTITDAKNILLGGNNSATNYLQGKTQSQLFTAFQPKVKASLGKVGADKVWNSLISKYNTLTGQAVSTDLNEYVTNETINGVFKMVAEKESGIRNNSVMRTTSILQKVFGAQDGK; this is translated from the coding sequence ATGAAAAAAACTATTCTCTTAGCAGCTGGACTGTTATTCTCAGTTTCTGCACAAGCACAAATTTTAGACATTATAAAATCTACTGTTAAAAGCCAAACCGGTGTAGATTTAAGTAATCCAAAAACGACCACAACAACTTCTCCCGCAAACACTCAGCAAACACCAACAAAAAATACTTCACCGATAAATTTAGGAAGCCTTACTTCAACCCAAATTTCATCAGGTTTGAAAGAAGCTTTAAATTTAGGAGTAACGGAAGGTGTAAAAAAGCTTGGTGTAACTGATGGTTTCCTAAAAAATGAAGCAGTGAAGATTTTAATGCCAGAAAAATTAAGAGTGATTGACACCAAACTTCGTGCTTTCGGATTAGGAAGTTTAGCTGACCAAGGAGTGAAATTATTAAACAGAGCCGCTGAAGATGCGGTTACAGAATCTGCTCCGATTTTCACAAAAGCGATTACTTCAATGACAATTACAGATGCCAAAAATATTTTGTTGGGCGGTAATAATTCTGCAACTAATTACCTACAGGGAAAAACTCAATCTCAACTTTTCACGGCTTTTCAGCCAAAAGTAAAGGCTTCTTTAGGAAAAGTAGGTGCCGATAAAGTTTGGAATAGTTTGATTTCAAAATACAATACGCTGACCGGACAAGCTGTTTCAACAGATTTAAACGAATATGTAACCAACGAAACCATTAACGGCGTTTTTAAAATGGTTGCCGAAAAGGAAAGTGGTATCAGAAATAATTCTGTAATGAGAACGACGAGTATTTTGCAGAAGGTTTTTGGAGCACAGGATGGTAAATAG